A region of Toxorhynchites rutilus septentrionalis strain SRP chromosome 1, ASM2978413v1, whole genome shotgun sequence DNA encodes the following proteins:
- the LOC129761763 gene encoding uncharacterized protein LOC129761763, with protein MNPDWVPNQKLGYKNRMTSAAKDRFECLTRRSEVKEAIRKTLETIPEEDLLTAPGPVDRETVLEEEIKKLQCEIEIMREKHHPFLCTSFEDFSQNDDKCKYFTGLNYNVFKFLFGFLEPYFPQPTGSCKITKFQIFIFTLAKLRLDLDLTLIAYMSGVHVSTVSRYFRKCIYVMFQRMKGLVSWPSRESVQNSMPECFKRHFGNKVSVVIDCFEVLTEKPSDVLQAAQMWSNYKHSHTVKYLIGIAPNGSIIFISNGFGGRASDKFITEKSGMLSRMQKGDYIMADRGFLIRNHVESAGVELLLPAFTVGQDQLHPLDIENTRKLANVRIHVERVIAQVRNKYKILYKNKFPISTLKNTSNFCETSLVDQIVTNCCCLVNLCPSVVPED; from the coding sequence ATGAATCCTGATTGGGTACCGAACCAGAAATTAGGTTACAAAAATCGGATGACATCTGCTGCTAAGGACAGATTTGAGTGTTTGACTAGGCGGAGTGAAGTAAAGGAGGCTATCCGAAAGACGTTGGAAACGATTCCGGAGGAAGATTTGCTGACGGCTCCAGGTCCGGTGGACAGAGAAACAGTGCtcgaagaagaaataaaaaaattgcaatgtgaaatagaaattatgagagaaaagcaccACCCATTTCTATGCACTAGTTTCGAAGATTTTAGTCagaatgatgacaaatgtaaatattttacAGGACTAAACTACAATGTTTTTAAGTTTTTATTTGGGTTTTTAGAACCTTATTTCCCACAACCGACTGGTTCGTGTAAGATaacgaaatttcaaatttttatttttactttagCTAAGCTTAGGCTAGATTTAGATCTGACATTAATTGCGTACATGAGTGGAGTTCACGTTAGTACTGTCTCTAGATATTTTCGTAAATGTATATACGTCAtgtttcaacgaatgaaagggcttgtcaGTTGGCCGTCTCGTGAATCGGTACAAAATTCGATGCCAGAGTGTTTCAAGCGACATTTCGGTAATAAGGTCTCAGTCGTTATAGATTGCTTCGAGGTGCTCACTGAGAAGCCCAGTGACGTTTTACAAGCTGCTCAAATGTGGTCTAATTATAAACATTCACATACTGTTAAATACCTAATCGGAATCGCTCCTAATGGATCCATTATATTCATATCAAATGGATTTGGTGGCCGAGCAAGTGATAAATTTATCACTGAAAAATCCGGTATGTTAAGTAGAATGCAAAAAGGAGATTATATCATGGCAGATAGGGGATTCCTAATAAGAAATCACGTTGAAAGTGCTGGAGTTGAATTACTGTTACCTGCTTTTACTGTTGGTCAAGATCAGTTGCACCCTCTTGATATTGAAAACACACGGAAATTAGCAAATGTTAGGATTCATGTAGAGCGAGTGATTGCGCAGGTTCGGAATAAGTATAAGATACTATACAAGAACAAGTTTCCAATAAGCACTCTGAAGAATACTTCAAACTTTTGTGAAACTTCACTAGTGGATCAAATTGTGACAAATTGTTGTTGTCTAGTTAACCTTTGCCCCTCTGTAGTCCCTGAAGATTAA
- the LOC129761385 gene encoding uncharacterized protein LOC129761385, which produces MINMDRQDVKARYAEKIKKFCFGYDPYQWMQHEYSKSALPKNVTYYDLVEYLVNRESPYTRKCFKAFKSLDAYKNFKAGWVQFLGSRYVDSGFCIVFAQVKHSQKFNLKPTSTWVSVDPTGTVQTAHCNCMAGLGEVCSHVGSVLFALECWSRKEVNENEPSCTDILNRWLVPPKKAVNCGEIKDIFSQKDQPVSRYDFQIPECPAKELNVFIRKLIDNGENPSVGQFMENTRKHSNVNSSLCDIDLYPNMLKILFCQFFDPNLRGKSLNELREIGNIEKKPFFGASPDAIAVCDCCGEVSVEIKCPHCLRDGKTIKEYVTRPDSPIQITETGYKMNHNHQYFYQVQMQMYILNVKFCDFVVWTNKELVILRVDRDDTFLKKELIKAESFFRLVIMPELLGQYYTGGYFKDRL; this is translated from the exons ATGATTAACATGGATCGACAAGA cgTAAAAGCCAGATAcgcagaaaaaattaaaaaattctgTTTTGGTTACGACCCGTATCAATGGATGCAGCATGAATATTCAAAAAGTGCCTTACCAAAAAATGTGACTTATTACGACCTAGTGGAATATCTTGTAAATCGCGAAAGTCCGTATACCCGGAAATGCTTTAAGGCCTTCAAGAGCTTGGacgcatacaaaaatttcaaggCGGGATGGGTACAATTTTTAGGTTCCAGATACGTCGATTCTGGTTTTTGTATTGTGTTTGCTCAG GTGAAGCATTCCCAAAAATTTAACCTAAAGCCTACATCTACCTGGGTGTCGGTAGATCCCACAGGAACAGTTCAAACTGCACATTGCAATTGTATGGCAGGATTAGGTGAAGTGTGTTCTCATGTAGGCTCTGTGCTTTTTGCTCTCGAGTGCTGGTCCCGTAAAGAAGTAAATGAAAATGAACCTTCGTGTACAGATATACTTAATCGGTGGTTGGTTCCACCGAAAAAAGCGGTTAATTGTGGCGAAATTAAAGacatattcagccagaaagatcaaCCAGTTTCCAGATATGATTTCCAGATACCCGAATGCCCTGCGAAAGAGTTGAATGTATTTATACGTAAATTGATCGATAACGGAGAAAATCCATCAGTTGGCCAATTTATGGAAAATACAAGAAAGCATTCGAATGTGAACTCGAGCCTTTGTGACATTGATCTTTATCCGAATATGTTAAAAAtccttttctgccaattttttgATCCAAATTTAAGAGGAAAGTCGCTCAACGAGCTTCGCGAAATAGGGAATA TTgagaaaaaaccatttttcggaGCATCACCGGATGCAATCGCCGTTTGTGATTGTTGTGGAGAGGTTTCTGTGGAAATCAAGTGCCCTCATTGCCTGCGAGACGGTAAAACAATAAAAGAATATGTGACTAGGCCAGATAGTCCTATTCAAATTACGGAAACAGGATATAAAATGAACCACAATCATCAGTACTTCTATCAAGTGCAAATGCAGATGTATATACTTAATGTTAAGTTTTGCGACTTTGTTGTTTGGACAAACAAGGAATTGGTCATACTGCGAGTGGACCGAGACGacacatttttgaagaaagagttgATAAAAGCCGAAAGTTTCTTCAGATTGGTTATTATGCCTGAACTTTTAGGCCAATACTATACAGGAGGGTATTTTAAAGATAGATTGTGA